From Hymenobacter sedentarius, a single genomic window includes:
- a CDS encoding TldD/PmbA family protein yields MKRRDFVGLTGLATGALFLPSLPGFGHTAVDPARLLEPGADVIVKKRLADAALNAAKTAGASYADVRIGRSLNQYVFAREKQVQNIVSTESYGVGIRVLVAGCWGFASTSVVTEASLAATARAAVEIAKANRLLMKEPVQLAAQQGYGEVSWKTPLQQSAFEVPIKQKVDLLLAANAAALDAGANYINSALFQVNEQKYFASTDGSYIDQDIHRLWPTFNATAVDTKSGKFRSREALSAPVGLGFEYLTPNAAEQVRGPQGTDTVGYKLRYDMLADAALAGKQARAKLTMKSVTPGKYDLVLDPGHLGLTIHESVGHPTELDRVLGYEANYAGTSFATLEWKAKNLPYGSKEVNIVADKLQPGSVGNVGYDDEGVKTREWDIIKEGKLVNYQKIRDQAHIVGQKESDGCAYAQSWEDVQFQRMPNISLRPGKAKMSVDDMVKGVDKGIYIAGAGSFSIDQQRFNFQFGGQLFFAIEKGKITEPLEDVAYQSNTQEFWGACAGSCDQSDYRLFGTFFDGKGQPAQVSSVSHGSATTRFNGVNVINTARKV; encoded by the coding sequence ATGAAAAGACGTGACTTTGTCGGCCTTACCGGCCTGGCGACTGGTGCCCTGTTTCTCCCGAGCTTACCGGGCTTTGGCCACACGGCCGTCGACCCGGCCCGCCTGCTGGAGCCCGGCGCCGATGTCATCGTGAAAAAACGCCTGGCCGACGCGGCTCTGAACGCCGCCAAAACGGCCGGCGCCAGCTACGCCGATGTGCGCATTGGCCGCTCCCTCAATCAGTACGTGTTTGCCCGCGAGAAGCAGGTGCAGAATATTGTGAGCACCGAGAGCTACGGGGTCGGCATTCGGGTGCTGGTAGCGGGCTGCTGGGGCTTTGCCTCGACCAGCGTGGTGACCGAGGCCAGCCTGGCCGCTACCGCCCGCGCGGCGGTGGAAATTGCTAAGGCCAACCGGCTGTTGATGAAGGAGCCCGTGCAGCTGGCGGCCCAGCAGGGCTACGGCGAAGTGAGCTGGAAAACACCCCTCCAGCAAAGCGCTTTTGAGGTGCCCATCAAGCAAAAAGTCGACCTGCTGCTGGCGGCCAATGCTGCGGCGCTCGATGCGGGGGCCAATTACATCAACTCGGCGCTGTTTCAGGTGAACGAGCAGAAGTACTTTGCCAGCACCGACGGCTCTTACATCGACCAAGACATTCACCGGCTCTGGCCCACGTTCAACGCCACGGCCGTGGATACAAAGTCGGGCAAGTTCCGCTCGCGGGAGGCCCTGAGCGCGCCGGTTGGGCTGGGCTTCGAGTACCTCACGCCCAACGCGGCAGAGCAGGTGCGCGGCCCGCAGGGTACCGATACTGTGGGCTACAAGCTGCGCTACGACATGCTGGCCGATGCGGCCCTGGCGGGCAAGCAGGCCAGGGCCAAGCTGACGATGAAATCGGTGACGCCCGGCAAGTACGACCTGGTGCTCGACCCGGGCCACCTCGGCCTGACCATCCACGAGTCGGTGGGCCACCCCACGGAGCTCGACCGCGTGTTGGGCTACGAAGCCAACTACGCCGGCACTTCCTTTGCCACGCTGGAGTGGAAGGCCAAAAACCTGCCCTACGGCTCGAAAGAAGTCAACATAGTGGCCGACAAGCTCCAGCCCGGCTCGGTGGGGAACGTGGGCTACGACGACGAGGGCGTGAAAACCCGCGAGTGGGACATCATCAAGGAAGGCAAGCTGGTGAATTACCAGAAAATCAGGGACCAGGCGCACATCGTGGGCCAGAAGGAATCGGATGGCTGCGCCTATGCGCAGTCGTGGGAAGACGTGCAGTTCCAGCGCATGCCCAACATCAGCCTGCGCCCCGGCAAAGCCAAAATGAGTGTCGATGATATGGTGAAGGGCGTGGACAAGGGCATTTACATTGCCGGCGCGGGCTCGTTTTCCATCGACCAGCAGCGTTTCAACTTCCAGTTCGGCGGGCAGCTCTTCTTTGCCATCGAAAAAGGGAAAATCACGGAGCCGTTGGAAGACGTGGCCTATCAGTCGAATACCCAGGAATTCTGGGGCGCCTGCGCGGGCTCCTGCGACCAGTCCGACTACCGCTTGTTCGGCACGTTCTTCGATGGCAAGGGCCAGCCAGCGCAGGTGTCCTCGGTGAGCCACGGCTCGGCTACCACGCGCTTCAATGGCGTGAACGTCATCAACACGGCGCGCAAGGTTTAG
- a CDS encoding TldD/PmbA family protein produces the protein MAILSQTEAQDILKKVLSFSTADECEATLNGNIGGNVRSARNTISTAGAVDNVSLAVQSRFGKRSGLATCNEFDEASLRRCVQRAEEIAKLAPESPEYVPLLGPQKYLASPSSFAQRTADITPDYRAQQIGASMALCETKKLSSAAFFQDSAGFVAKRNSKGLEAYQRLTGLDFSITVRTPDGTGSGYAITNYTDLAKFDAARLTRVAAEKAASSVKAKAIEPGKYTVILEPAAAVDLLSNMMGAFDARNADEGRSFLSKKGGGNKKGEKVFEERVTIYSDPTHPDVPDLTFAGDGRPQQKVTWIEKGVVKNLYTSRFWAQKAGIPDVPPPGGWIMEGGNQSTADLIKGTAKGILVTRLYYIRAVDPQTLLYTGLTRDGTFYIENGQIKFPVKNFRFNESPVIMLNNLEAVGKPVRLSGNLVPPLKIRDFTFTSLSDAV, from the coding sequence ATGGCAATACTCTCTCAAACCGAGGCGCAGGACATCCTGAAGAAAGTCCTCAGCTTCAGCACCGCCGATGAGTGCGAGGCGACCCTCAACGGCAACATCGGCGGCAACGTGCGCTCGGCGCGCAACACCATCAGCACGGCCGGAGCAGTGGATAATGTCTCGCTGGCTGTGCAGTCGCGCTTCGGAAAGCGTAGCGGCTTGGCTACCTGCAACGAATTCGACGAAGCCAGCCTACGCCGCTGCGTGCAGCGCGCCGAGGAAATTGCCAAGCTCGCGCCCGAATCGCCGGAGTACGTGCCCCTGCTCGGGCCGCAGAAATACCTGGCCTCGCCCAGCTCGTTTGCCCAACGCACGGCCGACATTACCCCCGACTACCGCGCCCAGCAAATTGGGGCGAGCATGGCACTGTGTGAAACCAAGAAGCTTTCCTCAGCCGCTTTTTTCCAGGACTCGGCCGGCTTCGTAGCCAAGCGCAACTCCAAAGGCCTGGAGGCCTACCAGCGCCTCACCGGCCTGGACTTTTCCATTACGGTGCGCACGCCCGATGGCACCGGCTCGGGCTACGCCATCACCAACTACACCGACCTGGCCAAGTTCGACGCGGCCCGCCTCACCCGCGTGGCCGCTGAGAAAGCCGCTTCATCGGTGAAAGCCAAGGCCATTGAGCCGGGCAAGTACACCGTCATCCTCGAGCCCGCCGCAGCGGTGGATTTGCTCAGCAACATGATGGGCGCCTTTGACGCGCGCAACGCCGACGAAGGCCGCAGCTTCCTGAGCAAAAAAGGCGGCGGCAACAAGAAAGGCGAAAAGGTCTTTGAAGAGCGGGTGACCATTTACTCCGACCCCACGCACCCCGACGTGCCCGACCTGACCTTTGCCGGCGATGGCCGCCCCCAGCAGAAGGTGACCTGGATAGAAAAGGGAGTGGTGAAAAACCTGTACACCTCACGCTTCTGGGCGCAGAAAGCCGGCATTCCGGACGTGCCCCCTCCCGGCGGCTGGATTATGGAAGGCGGCAACCAGAGCACCGCCGACCTCATCAAGGGCACGGCCAAAGGCATTCTAGTCACGCGCCTGTACTACATCCGGGCGGTTGACCCACAGACGTTGCTGTACACCGGCCTCACCCGCGACGGAACGTTTTACATTGAAAATGGGCAGATTAAGTTCCCCGTGAAGAACTTCCGCTTTAACGAGAGCCCGGTGATTATGCTCAACAACCTGGAGGCCGTCGGCAAGCCGGTGCGCCTGAGCGGCAACCTCGTGCCGCCGCTTAAAATCCGTGACTTCACCTTCACCAGCTTGTCGGACGCCGTGTAG
- a CDS encoding TldD/PmbA family protein, with amino-acid sequence MPILSKDDAQTILKKVLSFSTADECEVSLNGQIGGNVRSARNTISTAGAVDNVSLAVESRFGKRSGLATCNEFDDATLRRCVQRAEEIAKLAPESPEYMPLLGPQQYLDGSKSFAASTAAIDPDYRARQMGASTALCDQKKVSSAGFLVDSAGFVAKRNSKGLEAYQQFTNVEFSVTVRTPDGTGSGYAAADYTDASKFDAARLTRVAAEKASSSMKARAIEPGKYTVILEPNALVSNVDTSLMVALMGALDARNADEGRSFLSKKGGGNRKGEKMFDERVTIYSDPLNAEIPDLTFSGDGRPQKRVTWIEKGVVKNLYSSRYWAQKAGIPDLPRPGGWIMEGGTQSTADLIKGTAKGILVTRLWYIRPVDPQTLLYTGLTRDGTFYIENGQIKFPVKNFRFNESPIIMLNNLEAIGKPVRLGGNLIPPLKIRDFTFTSLSDAV; translated from the coding sequence ATGCCCATTCTTTCCAAAGACGACGCTCAGACCATCCTGAAGAAGGTACTGAGCTTTAGCACGGCCGACGAGTGCGAGGTCTCCCTCAACGGCCAAATTGGCGGCAACGTGCGCTCGGCGCGCAACACCATCAGCACGGCCGGTGCCGTGGATAACGTATCCCTGGCCGTAGAAAGCCGCTTCGGCAAGCGCAGCGGCCTGGCTACCTGCAACGAGTTCGACGATGCTACCCTGCGTCGCTGCGTGCAGCGGGCCGAGGAAATTGCCAAGCTCGCGCCGGAGAGCCCCGAGTACATGCCCCTCCTCGGCCCGCAGCAATACCTGGACGGCAGCAAATCCTTCGCGGCTTCCACCGCCGCTATCGACCCCGACTACCGCGCCCGCCAGATGGGCGCCAGCACGGCCTTGTGCGACCAGAAAAAGGTGAGCTCCGCCGGCTTTCTGGTAGACTCGGCCGGCTTTGTGGCCAAGCGCAACTCGAAAGGCCTGGAAGCTTATCAGCAATTCACCAACGTGGAGTTCAGCGTGACGGTGCGAACCCCGGACGGCACCGGCTCGGGCTATGCCGCCGCCGACTACACCGACGCCAGCAAGTTCGACGCGGCGCGCCTCACCCGCGTGGCCGCCGAAAAGGCGTCGTCCTCGATGAAGGCCCGCGCCATTGAGCCGGGCAAGTACACCGTCATTCTGGAACCCAACGCGCTGGTTTCGAACGTGGACACCTCGCTGATGGTGGCCCTGATGGGCGCGCTAGATGCCCGCAACGCCGACGAAGGCCGCAGCTTCCTGAGCAAGAAAGGCGGCGGCAATCGCAAAGGCGAAAAGATGTTTGACGAGCGGGTGACCATTTACTCCGACCCACTGAACGCCGAGATTCCTGACCTCACGTTTTCCGGCGATGGCCGCCCGCAAAAGCGGGTGACCTGGATTGAGAAAGGCGTGGTGAAAAACCTTTACTCGTCGCGCTACTGGGCCCAGAAAGCTGGGATTCCCGACCTGCCCCGCCCCGGCGGCTGGATTATGGAAGGCGGCACCCAAAGCACCGCCGACCTCATCAAAGGCACGGCCAAAGGCATCCTGGTCACCCGCCTGTGGTACATCCGCCCGGTTGACCCCCAGACTCTGCTTTACACAGGCCTGACCCGCGACGGAACGTTCTACATCGAAAACGGCCAAATCAAGTTTCCGGTGAAGAACTTCCGCTTCAACGAAAGCCCCATCATTATGCTCAACAACCTGGAGGCCATTGGCAAGCCGGTACGCTTGGGTGGCAACCTGATTCCGCCGCTCAAAATCCGAGACTTCACCTTCACCAGCCTGTCCGACGCTGTTTAA
- a CDS encoding TldD/PmbA family protein, whose translation MKRRDFVGLTGLAAGALFIPNIPSFAGNLVDPARLLEPGADAAQKKRLADAGLNAAKAAGATYADVRIGRYLNQGVFTREKQVQNISSTESYGVGVRVIANGTWGFAATNTVTEAGIAKAAQLAVQIAKANSKVQKEKVQLAPEKGHGEVAWKAPIQQNAFEVPIKDKVDLLLSVNAKALDLGASFVNSVLFQVNEQKYFASTDGSYIDQDIHRIYPTFGVTAIDRASGKFRSRQALSSPMGLGYEYLTPKATDKIAGPAGSNIIGYKNSYDMLEDVAAATKQVKEKLTAKSVTPGKYDLVLDPHHLGLTIHESVGHPLELDRVLGYEANYAGTSFATLEWKAKKIPYGSKLVNIVADKLQPGSLGAVGYDDEGVKTKRWDLIKEGTLVDYEKIRDQAHVVGQKESDGCCYSQSWQDVQFQRMPNVSLQPGTAKLSVDELVKNVDKGIYIAGNGSFSIDQQRYNFQFGGQVFYAIEKGQITGMLEDVAYQANTQEFWNSCSAICDQSDYRLFGAFNDGKGQPSQSSAVSHGSATTRFNGVNVINTARKIG comes from the coding sequence ATGAAAAGACGCGACTTTGTGGGACTTACTGGCCTGGCGGCCGGAGCCCTGTTCATCCCCAACATTCCCAGCTTCGCCGGCAACCTGGTGGACCCCGCCCGCCTGCTGGAGCCAGGGGCTGACGCGGCCCAGAAAAAGCGCCTGGCCGATGCCGGCCTCAACGCCGCCAAAGCCGCCGGCGCTACCTACGCCGATGTGCGCATTGGTCGCTACCTCAACCAGGGCGTGTTCACCCGCGAAAAGCAGGTACAGAACATTTCGAGCACCGAAAGCTACGGCGTGGGCGTGCGCGTGATTGCCAACGGCACCTGGGGCTTCGCAGCCACCAACACGGTGACCGAAGCCGGTATTGCCAAAGCGGCCCAACTGGCGGTGCAGATTGCCAAAGCCAACTCCAAGGTGCAAAAAGAGAAGGTGCAACTGGCTCCGGAAAAAGGCCACGGCGAAGTAGCCTGGAAGGCGCCCATCCAGCAAAACGCCTTTGAAGTTCCGATTAAAGACAAGGTTGACTTGCTTCTGAGTGTCAATGCCAAAGCGCTTGACCTGGGGGCTTCCTTTGTCAACTCGGTACTGTTTCAGGTGAATGAGCAGAAGTACTTTGCCAGCACCGACGGCTCTTACATCGACCAGGACATTCACCGCATTTACCCCACCTTTGGCGTGACGGCCATTGACCGGGCTTCGGGCAAATTCCGTTCGCGGCAGGCGCTCAGCTCGCCCATGGGCCTGGGCTACGAATACCTCACGCCTAAGGCCACCGACAAAATCGCGGGCCCGGCCGGCTCCAACATTATCGGCTACAAGAACAGTTACGACATGCTGGAAGACGTGGCCGCTGCCACCAAGCAGGTAAAGGAAAAGCTGACCGCCAAATCGGTAACGCCAGGCAAGTACGACCTCGTGCTCGACCCCCACCACCTGGGCCTGACTATCCACGAAAGCGTGGGCCACCCGCTCGAGCTCGACCGCGTGTTGGGCTACGAAGCCAACTACGCCGGCACCAGCTTTGCCACCCTGGAGTGGAAGGCCAAGAAGATTCCATACGGCTCAAAGCTGGTCAACATTGTGGCCGACAAGCTGCAGCCCGGCTCGCTCGGTGCCGTGGGCTACGACGACGAAGGCGTGAAAACCAAGCGCTGGGACCTCATCAAAGAAGGCACGCTGGTAGACTACGAGAAAATCCGCGACCAGGCGCACGTGGTAGGCCAGAAGGAATCGGACGGCTGCTGCTACTCGCAGTCGTGGCAGGATGTGCAGTTTCAGCGCATGCCCAACGTGAGCCTGCAGCCCGGCACGGCCAAGCTGAGTGTGGATGAGCTGGTGAAGAACGTGGACAAGGGCATTTACATCGCCGGCAACGGCTCGTTCTCCATCGACCAGCAGCGCTACAACTTCCAGTTCGGTGGGCAGGTGTTCTACGCCATTGAAAAGGGCCAGATTACCGGCATGCTCGAAGACGTGGCCTACCAGGCCAACACCCAGGAGTTCTGGAACAGTTGCTCGGCCATTTGCGACCAGAGCGATTACCGCTTGTTTGGCGCTTTCAACGACGGCAAGGGCCAGCCCTCGCAGAGCTCGGCCGTGAGCCACGGCTCGGCCACCACGCGCTTCAACGGCGTCAACGTCATCAACACCGCCCGCAAAATCGGCTAA